Proteins encoded together in one Mycobacterium noviomagense window:
- a CDS encoding DUF2510 domain-containing protein: protein MTTPSPSPGWYPDPSDPGRQIYWNGTAWSGPPQPASAPNLPLAASPANGSSGSGKTAVSIGVGVLAVVGLFMSMQSVSLMTGSGPVWTGVAVVGGAVALAFFLRAAKAARVVACILLAISLANAFYIENELSKKRDEITHTFDHLGS from the coding sequence GTGACCACGCCATCTCCTTCACCCGGTTGGTACCCTGATCCGTCGGACCCTGGGCGGCAAATTTACTGGAACGGCACCGCTTGGAGCGGACCCCCTCAGCCAGCGTCAGCGCCGAACTTGCCGCTGGCAGCATCTCCGGCAAATGGCTCCAGCGGCAGCGGGAAGACTGCTGTTTCAATCGGTGTCGGCGTCCTCGCTGTCGTCGGCCTATTCATGTCGATGCAATCAGTCAGCCTGATGACCGGTTCAGGACCGGTCTGGACCGGGGTTGCCGTCGTGGGCGGTGCCGTAGCTCTCGCGTTCTTCTTGCGCGCCGCGAAAGCAGCCCGCGTTGTCGCCTGCATTCTCCTGGCCATCTCCCTGGCCAACGCCTTCTACATCGAGAACGAGCTGTCGAAAAAGCGAGACGAAATCACGCATACTTTCGACCATCTAGGTTCCTGA
- a CDS encoding adenylate/guanylate cyclase domain-containing protein, whose protein sequence is MDRIWQWAWDRHGGRYSWAICAVAAPVGLPIYVVWSLLIVAVEQSSDYLAAAAVTVAAVPVLAYVVVRPGSGPSRLVEQWAAGHEVDRVGALEATYAWTRAAVVQGLVSAAVWVGLLSVMVGAIAGATGWRLAQYGILGAVIGVAVLLPGVHSIAEAVARTVRLAIAGDTGVGDSLPRARPTFAAWSSMSMLAVVFVFAVYGAMVTAVFDRARAEPVLFVAIGCVLTVGLGLPLTVGTALSASLRPIRDLDEGTERVAAGDFSQRLPVVQDDDLGVLTASFNRMQAGLAERQRLQAAFGTYVDPALAARLLQQGDDVFKGERRQVTVMFVDIRDFTPFAEANTAEDTVARLNALFEIVVPAVVEAGGHVNKFLGDGALAVFGAPNDLVRHADSAVSAAVLVHSLVAERFGGALRIGIGINTGVVIAGTIGGGSKLEFTLIGDTVNVVARVEQLTKTTGDTILLTNQTLDALDPPPPGLVDRGCHELKGKSAAVRVFGLAPAA, encoded by the coding sequence ATGGACCGCATCTGGCAGTGGGCGTGGGATCGGCACGGCGGGAGGTATTCGTGGGCGATCTGCGCCGTCGCTGCCCCGGTGGGACTTCCGATCTACGTCGTTTGGTCGCTTCTCATCGTTGCTGTCGAGCAGTCCAGTGACTACCTGGCGGCGGCCGCCGTCACGGTCGCCGCGGTGCCGGTGCTGGCCTACGTGGTGGTACGTCCCGGATCGGGGCCGAGTCGCCTGGTCGAACAGTGGGCGGCCGGCCACGAGGTCGATCGGGTGGGGGCGCTGGAAGCCACCTACGCCTGGACCCGCGCGGCCGTTGTTCAAGGGCTGGTATCCGCCGCCGTCTGGGTCGGCCTGTTGTCGGTCATGGTCGGTGCGATCGCCGGGGCGACTGGATGGCGGCTCGCCCAATACGGGATTCTGGGCGCCGTAATCGGAGTCGCCGTGCTGCTGCCCGGGGTGCACAGCATCGCAGAAGCAGTTGCGCGCACAGTCAGGCTCGCGATCGCCGGTGATACGGGGGTCGGTGACTCACTGCCCCGCGCTCGTCCGACCTTTGCCGCGTGGTCGAGCATGTCCATGCTGGCGGTCGTGTTCGTGTTCGCGGTCTATGGCGCAATGGTCACGGCGGTGTTCGATCGGGCCCGTGCAGAACCTGTGCTCTTCGTCGCGATCGGATGTGTGTTGACGGTTGGCCTCGGGTTGCCGCTGACCGTGGGCACTGCGTTGTCGGCTTCCCTTCGACCGATTCGCGATCTCGACGAAGGCACGGAACGCGTTGCGGCCGGTGACTTCAGCCAGCGTCTGCCGGTGGTTCAGGATGATGACCTGGGCGTGCTCACCGCTTCGTTCAACCGCATGCAGGCCGGTTTAGCCGAACGGCAACGACTCCAGGCGGCGTTCGGCACCTACGTCGACCCAGCCCTGGCAGCGCGGTTACTGCAACAGGGTGATGACGTCTTTAAGGGTGAACGCCGGCAGGTGACCGTAATGTTCGTCGATATCCGCGACTTCACGCCATTCGCCGAGGCGAACACCGCCGAGGACACGGTCGCCCGCCTCAACGCCCTCTTCGAAATCGTTGTGCCGGCCGTTGTCGAGGCCGGTGGCCATGTCAACAAGTTCCTCGGCGACGGCGCGCTTGCTGTCTTCGGTGCGCCGAATGATCTTGTGCGGCATGCTGACTCGGCTGTGTCGGCGGCTGTGTTGGTCCATAGCCTCGTCGCGGAGCGATTCGGCGGCGCGCTTCGAATCGGCATCGGGATCAATACTGGTGTGGTGATCGCAGGCACCATCGGCGGCGGAAGCAAGCTCGAGTTCACCTTGATCGGTGACACCGTCAACGTCGTTGCCCGCGTCGAGCAGCTGACCAAGACCACCGGCGACACAATTCTTCTCACCAACCAAACCCTCGACGCCCTGGATCCTCCACCGCCCGGACTGGTCGACCGCGGATGTCACGAGCTGAAAGGCAAGTCAGCCGCTGTACGGGTCTTCGGTCTCGCCCCCGCGGCTTAG
- a CDS encoding SDR family oxidoreductase: MNVTNLFALHGKSALVTGASSGIGKHVALAYAQAGAAVAITARRHEPLQEVAAEIVAGGGKAIPITCDVTQAEQVAPMLKRADDELGGIDIAVCNAGIINFNGLLDMPLEEFQRIQNTNVNGVFLTAQAAAKAMVARQRAGSIITTASMSGHIINTPQPVGHYCTSKAAVIHLTKAMAMEFAPHNIRVNSVSPGYILTELVEPYAEYHAKWEPKIPLGRLGRPEELVGVYLYLASDASSYMTGSDLVVDGGYTCW, encoded by the coding sequence GTGAACGTCACGAATCTCTTTGCGCTGCACGGCAAGAGCGCTCTCGTGACCGGCGCATCCAGCGGTATCGGCAAACACGTGGCGCTGGCCTACGCGCAAGCCGGGGCGGCAGTGGCGATCACGGCGCGACGTCACGAGCCGCTGCAGGAAGTGGCCGCAGAGATCGTCGCCGGCGGCGGCAAGGCGATACCGATCACCTGCGACGTCACCCAGGCCGAGCAAGTAGCGCCCATGCTGAAGAGAGCTGACGACGAACTGGGCGGCATCGACATCGCGGTGTGCAACGCCGGGATCATCAACTTCAATGGCCTGCTGGACATGCCGCTGGAGGAGTTTCAGCGCATCCAGAACACCAACGTCAACGGTGTGTTCCTCACCGCCCAGGCCGCGGCGAAGGCCATGGTCGCCCGCCAACGCGCCGGGAGCATCATCACCACGGCGTCGATGTCCGGCCACATCATCAACACCCCGCAGCCGGTAGGCCACTACTGCACCTCGAAGGCCGCTGTCATCCACCTGACCAAGGCGATGGCGATGGAGTTCGCACCCCATAACATTCGGGTGAACAGCGTCAGCCCGGGATACATCCTCACCGAACTGGTGGAGCCCTACGCCGAATATCACGCGAAGTGGGAGCCGAAGATCCCGCTCGGGCGCCTGGGGCGGCCGGAGGAACTCGTCGGCGTCTATCTCTACCTCGCGAGCGACGCGTCGAGCTATATGACCGGTTCCGACCTCGTGGTCGACGGCGGCTACACCTGTTGGTGA
- a CDS encoding DUF1345 domain-containing protein, with protein MLFRDTVAVRIVVAAVLGVAVALAAGNTAGWRFALVGWVVAAGVYVVWTRLTLGGMDADQTCEYATREDPTRWASDAVIVSASVASLGGVGYLVAAASRSVPGAIEAAIVGILTVAASWFAVHTLFAVHYARLYYSGEPGGINFHDSERPRFRDFAYVAFTVGMTFQVSDTEIGLTSIRATVLRHALLSYLLGAVVLAVTINLIAGLGSKL; from the coding sequence ATGTTGTTCCGCGACACGGTCGCGGTTCGGATAGTGGTTGCCGCCGTGCTCGGAGTTGCCGTCGCTCTGGCGGCGGGTAACACGGCCGGCTGGCGATTCGCGCTTGTCGGCTGGGTCGTTGCCGCCGGTGTCTATGTGGTGTGGACGCGGCTCACCCTTGGCGGAATGGATGCCGATCAAACCTGCGAATATGCAACCCGGGAGGACCCCACCCGGTGGGCATCCGACGCGGTCATCGTGTCGGCAAGCGTTGCGAGCCTGGGCGGAGTCGGTTACCTGGTGGCCGCCGCGTCGCGCTCAGTTCCCGGAGCCATCGAAGCCGCCATTGTCGGCATACTGACCGTCGCTGCATCCTGGTTCGCCGTGCACACATTGTTCGCCGTGCACTACGCGCGGCTCTATTACTCGGGCGAGCCGGGGGGAATCAACTTCCACGACTCGGAGCGACCCCGCTTCCGGGACTTCGCATATGTCGCCTTCACTGTCGGCATGACCTTTCAGGTGTCGGACACCGAGATCGGGTTGACGTCCATCAGGGCGACGGTGTTGCGCCATGCGCTGCTGTCGTATCTCCTCGGCGCGGTCGTCTTGGCGGTCACTATCAACCTGATCGCGGGACTGGGTTCGAAGTTGTGA
- a CDS encoding WhiB family transcriptional regulator, with amino-acid sequence MPQPEQLPGPNADIWDWQLRGLCRGVDSSVFFHPDGERGRARLQRERRAKEMCRRCPVIQQCREHALAVAEPYGIWGGLSETERDILLKRDIGRRRTA; translated from the coding sequence ATGCCACAGCCGGAGCAGCTACCTGGACCCAACGCCGATATCTGGGATTGGCAACTGCGCGGCCTGTGCCGGGGTGTCGACTCGTCGGTGTTCTTCCATCCCGACGGCGAGCGTGGCCGGGCCCGTCTGCAGCGTGAGCGTCGCGCCAAGGAGATGTGCCGACGCTGCCCCGTGATCCAGCAGTGCCGCGAGCACGCGCTCGCGGTCGCCGAGCCATACGGCATCTGGGGCGGGCTGTCGGAAACCGAGCGCGACATTCTGCTCAAGCGCGACATCGGTCGCCGCCGCACCGCCTAG